TTTGGCCAGTACTGAAAATGTACTTCTATTTAACAGATTCGGTTTCAGAAACATATTAAAAGATCAACCACAAATGATTTTTGCCCAGAACGTGCCCACTAGATCAAATGAACAAATGTTCAAGGAGATGATCTTACGAACATGTAAAAACGTTTTTCTTCATGTTCAgtgattaatttcttaaaaaataattcagAGAATCTTGATTATTGTTAGGGTTATGTTTAGTTCTTGTTCTGTTTTCTCTGTGTTTTCAGTTCACCTGTTTCCCTGTTACCTAGTTTTACCCTCAATTATCATTTTATTCACCTGTGTTTGATTAATTAACTTATTATTTCTTTTGTTTGCTCTCCTTCAAATACTCGCAGTTCTCCCCTTAGCCTTTGTCCGTTCTACTTTAAGTTGAGTTGTGCATGTCTTTTAAGTAAAATACGATTATTGGTTTTGCAACTTCTGCCTTCGTCTGCCTTCCTCAGACACAACCGCAACAATTATCCTGTCAACAGAATATTACAATCAGAGCAAAATCTAAAAGTGtcaaaacactgaaataaaacacAGCCTTCATCTTACTACAGAGCCTATAAAATTGGAGTTTAACCATGATTGCTTCAACTTAAACACAGACATCatgaattaatacttttttacCACAGAAGATTACACGGTGAACTTGTTTCTCATGATTTCAGATTAGATCAGAACAGAGTTCAGGCTGGAACAGCACAAAAACTTTGATCCTCAGAGAACAAATCgactgaagaagaggaggagggtgGATTGGGGATATGACGCATATGCTTCACACCAAGCCAATGCAAGGAATTAAAACTATATTTCCAGTGAATGAATAGACTGCAAAGACAGGCTGTAGAGTGAGGGATTAAAAAGAGAGGGGAAGACAGAGCACATGAGAACAAcagccacaaataaataaaccgtATCATGTGATGCAAAGGtttgttattattgttacatttattttttgtgtgggtTTGTTTATTATAGATTTTCCGCCATTTGAGTaagaaaacatactttttttcatGGATTTATACCACTTTGTCCGCAGAATAGTATCCAACATAAATATCACTTACAAAAATTGTTTAAatgggatacacacacacacacacacacacacacacacacacacacacacacacacacacacacatctatgttAATATTATTCAGGTCTGGCTGAGTATGTATGCCCTACTAGGGCCATCTTGTGGCCATCTTAATTGAATTATTGGTTTGTATGACTATACAGTAGTGGTCAAAATTATTAGGACATTAGTATTTCCACAAGATAAAAAATGCTTTTACGTCAGTCATTATCTTTTTCTGTAGTGTCAGTgtcaggaaatatcagtttacatttccaaacattcattttgccattaactgtaataatccagtgagatttttagGAATCAGACGACAGACAGTGCTCCatacagagatctgatctcatcaccATCCAGTCTTTCTGGAATAAACAAAGTTTTAGGCATTGATGTAAAAATGCTGTACTGAGGATgctttcaaaaataatgtcataaatagattttctttatcaattaacttctattaactaaattaaatcaacattttgtgTGATCATCCTTtgtgtttaaagcagctttttTCCTAGGCTAGGTGCACTTGCACATGAACTTCAGATAGCTTTGCAGGTACAGTAGGTCTTGAAGCATCTTTGAGAAGTTGCCACagttctcagtttgttctgtgtcttcatgtcattccaaaaagaCTGTGTGTGGAGCACAGGCtattgtcagactccttgtgcaaacaaaaatctcactgaattattacaattaattgcaAATTGTTTGTCGGGAAATGTAAAGAGATAGTTCCTTCTGActcactacagcaaaatataattttataatcaaataattttGTCCAGCACTGTAAACCTTAATAAGGATATATCATTTTTGACAGGAAGGAAAACGAGGCTGTAAAGGATAGAAGTATAGTGTATTCAATTAATTTACTGTTGTTTAACCTAATCAGAAAAGTATCAATGTAatctgattacgagtattttaaaatgtaacaatgcCATTATTAGTAcataatttttggaatctgattattcTCTAACAAGAATACTAACAAGAATCAACAACAGCTCACACTGTTGTTTTTTCAATAGTTCAAAAGGATTTTAAATTAACTGGAAGACAGCATGTCCAGATTCACCATTTAGCACATTAGACCCCTGGCAATATATCAAGCAAACCACTAGATGTCACTAACACCTAATTATTGTTATGTGGCAGGAAACGCCAACCCGAGTTCGTTGGGGGGTTTGCACAGCAGATGGCGTTAACAGTAAAACTACTGGTCATATACTACTTTAACAAGAATAAACTTTACATCCTGGCTGTCAGTCAACTGCAAGGaaaaacaaatctttaaaaatggcaatgcatATTCCTgtcgcagaacctgattttaccaagtgagacatgttcctgggacaatatttttgttgtccctggaacaacattgtgattaaccaatcagatttgaagaaccagtttatagattttgtgaagtttatgcttaaaatcactgtttggtgcttgtacatcagtgtcattcatcgatcatttcctctgattttagggattacttatggttaaggttaggtttaggtgtagggatatggtcaagaatacatttttggagtaaaatgtagttccagggtcaacaaaatatgttgacctaggaacacatctaactcagcaaaatgcTTATTCCTGTCACTGCTACCTTGAAAGCGCCCTGACAAATCTGGATAGCAGGGTTCCTcgaatcttgccctggagggtcaatgcactgcagagtttagctccagccctcatcaaactcacctacctgtgattttcttatgatcctgaagacattgattagcgtgctcaggtgtgtttgattatggtTAGATCTAAACTCTGTGGTAAAGTGGATCTCTTGGGCTAGAATTGAGGATCCCTGCAGTGTACAGTTTACAGCATGAGGAGCTGTCCAACCAGCTGTGGTGCTGAAATCTAATTAACTGAtttgtatacagtacatacaattTATGGAAGACATACAATTGTTGCTATTTTGTTTATAACATGCCTTTTCTTGTATAATGATGTTATGCATTTCAGAAATACTCGTTTTTAGTTTATACACTATAGCCCCTTAAAAAGCTTTTTATCAAACTAATTAAACGCATTTTAACCTTGCATGATATAGTTAGGCCTACATAGCCGTTATTCCACTTGAAATAACGCACTAGGTATAAGGGTAGATACCACATTATGTGcgtattttttcttttcagttattttctttctccctttccatCGAACTGAAacctaaaaaacatattttgaaatgtGGGCAATAGCCGTCGGAGAATAATACAACCTGTCAGGGAAAAGATACATGGGGCGCTCTTTCTTTCGAAAATAAATAACGGCGATCAATAATTTCTCAGTGAGTGAGTCCTTACTGAGCAACACAAATAACAGTCGAGGGCATCTTCCTCGCAGTCAGCATATCTGTCGAGCTCGGTGACTTAAGGTTTGTGGTCCTAAGCAGTTACAGAAGCTCGCTCAATATTTGTAAGTTATAACGCAAAGCACTGCCTGGCGTTATGGACATGACGTGTTAAATTAGCATAAAAGACCCAGTTGGTTGGGGAACCTCCTGAGGGGGTATCAAACAGCGCGTTACGTCCttggaaaaaaaaagaggagcGATTCCCATGGAATCAAGATGTAAGCGCATCTGCATTATGTGGCATCAATTAGAAGACAGCTGAGGAGAAATGATGACATTGCGCTACAGGTGAATTCATCTATTCATGCTCTTTCGGGCTCCGTGCCTCCTGCTACAACACAATTGGCGTCCTCACCCGAATACGATGAAACAACATTGCCTGAAAGCAGTCGCGAGAGAGGAAAAGCACGCGCAACGAAGGACTGTAAGATAAAGCAGGAAAAGTTGGTCCGCGCGCCGAGACTTCACTATTCAAGGAGTGTTGGACAACCCAATGTGCGCAGACTTCCTGTGGGATAAAAACACAGTGCAGAAGAGAATCAGGGTATTTTCCTTGAACCGAACAACAAAGTGTGGAACATGGCTACGGAGGAAACGGGTGGCTTGGCGCAAACCGCCACCGTTAAACTATCAGAGATGGGGGAAAGAACGAAACAGTTAGGAACTGCGATCCAGGACCCCGAGCGGCAAAGAAGGATTATTCTAATCATTGTATGTGTGGCACTTCTTCTAGACAATATGCTTTACATGGTCATCGTGCCAATTGTGCCCGATTATTTAGCGCGCTTAGAGAGCGAGTCAGAGCAGGTGCATGTAACTGCTAATTCTTCAACCAACAGAACGCAAAACGAGAACTTTGATGTACAGATCGGCGTGCTTTTTGCCTCAAAAGCCATTGTGCAGCTTATTGTCAATCCTTTGACCGGAACTTTCATAGACCGTGTCGGCTATGACATCCCACTTTTTATTGGACTCAGCATAATGTTTGTCTCGACATGCATTTTTGCCTTCGCCGACAACTACACGACTCTGTTCGTCGCGCGCAGTCTGCAAGGGCTCGGCTCGGCGTTCGCAGACACTTCTGGGATTGCAATGATCGCAGACAAGTTCACAGAGGAGGCAGAGAGAAGTCGCGCGCTGGGCATTGCCCTCGCGTTCATCTCGTTCGGAAGCCTGGCGGCGCCCCCGTTCGGAGGGGTACTGTACGAGTTCGCGGGCAAACGCGTGCCGTTCTTCGTGCTTGCCTCTATATGTTTGGCAGATGGTATACTATGCATGACTGTCCTCAAGCCCTTTTCCAGTAGGACTAGAGAGAATATGCCTGTTGGCACCCCAATTTACAAACTAATGATTGATCCTTACATAGCAGTTGTGGCAGGAGCTTTGACCACATGTAACATCCCACTTGCTTTCCTGGAGCCCACCATCGCTAACTGGATGGAGGAGACCATGGATTCATCTGAGTGGGAGATTGGGCTCACCTGGCTACCGGCATTTTTTCCTCACGTATTAGGTGTTTACATTACTGTAAAGCTGGCAGCACAGTACCCACACTTGCAGTGGTTTTATGGGGCGCTTGGCATGGTTATCATTGGTGCCAGCTCTTGTATTGTTCCGGCCTGCAAAAGCTTTGAGCAGCTGATAATCCCCCTGTGTGGCATTTGTTTCGGTATTGCACTGGTAGACACAGCTTTATTACCCACACTTGCTTTTCTCGTAGACGTCCGCCACGTGTCTGTATACGGCGGTGTATACGCTATTGCAGACATCTCCTACTGTGTTGCCTACGCGCTGGGTCCCATCGTGGCCGGTAAAATAGTGCACGATCTCGGTTTTGTGCAGCTTAATCTGGGCATGGGTCTGGCGAACGTACTTTACGCACCAGCCCTGCTTCTGTTGCGCAACGTGTGTTTAATGAAACCATCTCACTCTGAGAGAAACATGTTACTGGAGGAGGGAGCCACAGGTCTCTACGACACTATCAGAATGGAGGAACGCCAAAGAAAGAAGCACGGCTACAGTTCATCCGGTAACTGTGTGCCCATCGATGAGAACGGGATATTTGCTGGACAATCAAAGTCATTCTCTGAAGAACATACGTCTGAGCCAGACCACATATAGTCTGAGTCGTCCAAGTTCATCTGTTACAATCCTGTTAGACCCTCTGctgaatataaatgtttttttttaattcactcaTTTACATGTTAATCATTGTTCCGAATGAAACTATTGGTGAACGGCATACAAGGATTCAATCTATTTACTGAAATGATGAGCTCAATATTTATTTCTCCAATAGAAGGaacgtaaaaaataataaaaataatttcaatgtGTAGTATTCCGCTGTATTAAGTTGTATTCAGGGCTATAAATATGGTGCaaacatattaaatatgaagATGCGTGTGTACGTATTAAATGTCACCtgacacattcaaataaaaaatgatgGAACTTGTGTGAATCCTGCCTTTTCAGTGTCTGTATCAAGTATTAAATGTTTAGGATGTATTTCTGGAATGCATTACTGTATATTACGGAATATAATGGTGTACATATGTGCATATCGAATGTACATAGGCTAATTAAAAGAAAATCTGTGAAAGCGCAGTGTTGTGCGCTCCTTATGTGACTTAAATGCATCACactgaaaatttaattaatttcgttCTGAATGACATTTTTCTAATAAATGACAATGAGtaattattgatatttataaaatagaaattaatGTTTCATAAAGCAGTAATGCAGTATCATATGCAAAATGTTTGCGCTTATTTAGTTTTAGCGTAGTGAAACGCATCAAAGAGCCAACAAAACGAACAAGAAATTAGATTATCCATACAAAGAAATAACCCGCACAAACAGAAGGCTTGCATCGTTTTAAATACAATctacatacatatttataaatatacatgaaACACACGGGGGATGAAATTCTTGTGCAGGGTCCTCCGCGGTGGGTAGaaaatatatagcatatattGAAAAGGCAAACAACTTTTCTTTCCACTCAtttacagtatgaaaaaaaagtataaatacaaAGCGATTAACCAAAATAGGGTTAGTTTCTGGTGAAAAAATATACACGAGGCTTTTCGCAAAACAGAAGTAAATCGAagctatttatttaaaataagataaaCAATTGCTTATGTGCAAGAGGGTCTAAAATATAACTCTccctatttagctttaattaaaTTATCGAGCGCGTTTGTGCACGGACATTTTATCTTCTCCGAGATTTGGAAGGGTGCTCATAAATTTTGTTCAAGGACTTTACTTAAAATATGAGGTGGGCTGGCAGATGTGGCATCAAGCGAACGGAGTTTAGTGGGTGGAGTCTGAGAAAGGTACCGCTTCTTCAGCATCTTTCCTAAGGAGCATCCTAAGAAGCTCCTGACTTGCAATGAATGGGACGCAAGTATGCCGCCTGAAACAAGTTAAGGCACACCATTAACGACACTTCcctcttaataaaaataagacgGGACTATGAATCTAGATAAATACTTAGGGACATCGCAGGACTCCACAAAGAGTATGACAATTTGGTGAGTATTTTTATACTTACAGCCTCCTTCTTAAATAAGCACTACATTAAaccaaaattatattatataatagacTTTGCACTAAATTCAAGAGGAAAAATCTACATTAGATGTCAATATTCGACATAGAGATAATTACAGGTTGGTCATAGCTTTGTCTGATGTGGCTGATGAAAAGAAAATCCAGATAGCACAGTCTTTTGAAATTTTATGGctaattatatttacaaaataaaattgttGAAAACCTTTTGTATGTGTGAGGGAAATGCAAGCTTTCCCTCATACCTGTATGTCTGTTCCAAAGGGAGCTAGAAAACTAATCAGTGGATTTCCATCTTTCTTAACTGAACCTCTTCAACTCTGAGGATGCCGGTTTTGAAAAGGGAACAAGCAAGAGACATGGGAGATCCAAGCGTAAGCATAAGACTATTTTATATTTGCATGTAAAAATTTTAACTGATGTGGCTTAACTAAAAAGTAGTAGATTTAAAACATTATCTTCTAACTGATTACAAACATTGTTAACAATTATGATAATACAGTGCTGCATTCAAAACATATATTATCTTGTTTTATGCCATTATAACAGAGGTGATCATGCTTAGAGAAGACACTCATTAGCTTAAGAACAAATACCATAAGATAAAGGAAACAAATGCTACATAAGTAGAATCTGCCTGACGCTGAAAGTTAATCGCAGTAAAGCTCTGATCATGATCTCGATTTAGTGCCTCCCAAATCTCCCAGTGCCACCCTTAAAACAAACACTGGACATGTACCTGAAGTGTATGGGTCACCTCATACCAGAAGAGCAGTTCAAAAAGACAAAGGTGATTGTAGAGAAATTTGGAACACCTGGCGGGATGGgagattttcttcagaaaaagttACTGGAGAGAAGCGAACATACAGCCAATTGGGTAAGGACTGCATTAATTGCTAAGAAAAAAGTGTCTTTCTGTAAGCTACTTTGTGTTTAATGTGCAGGGACATTCTgataaaaattgttttaatttaaaattagttATTTGCTCATATTCTGTCTCTTTTTGAACATTGTCCAAGGTGTATGACTACTGGCTTGAAGACATGTATTTGAGCAACAGATTAGCACTACCTGTCAATTCCAGTCCTGTGATGGTCTTTTCCAAGCAGAACTTCAGGAGTCAAAGTGACACCCTCAGGTACGTGACTCTGGGGATAAAGCAGAGACAGTTATTACTCTTATAAACTGAGACGACAATGATCCCTGCATGTCTTCATAATATAAATTTGTTTAAATGGAAATGCAGAGGTCTACATATTGTTAAGAATACTGTATATGCATTAGGATTATGCAAAGCTGTCAGGTTTGTAAACTGCATGATTTCATCCACCGTGTAGCTCCATATGGCAATATAATTGAGGGGCACATTGTGAATGAGAACTTGATTTCTCATTCTAGAAAGTTTAATCTACAGATTAGTACATGTTTAGACATGTCTCCTTCCCATCATTAGTTGATGCCGATTTCAGTCCTAAAACGGAAACAATACATCATATGATGGACATTACCATTTTAGGCTTAACATAGAATATGTTATGTTTctcataaaatatttcaaaatgttgtaTTAAAGGATGTAATAATCCCAAGTATCAgccttgcattgcattgcatataAAATAAAGCCAATAACTTTCTTAATAGACCTAATTTAATTAAGTGCTATTCTAAAAACTTCTTGCATTGCTGTTGCATTGCTGACTGTGAATGTGCTTTGAAAATGAGTGTggcaaaatatttctgttcataGAACTTTCTATCTAACATACtgtagaatcctgaaaaaaaaaatcaaaaatgcccccaaaaatatattaagcagcacaactgttttcaacactgataataataataaatgcttcttGATTGCCAAATCAGCAAATCTGAAtgatttgaaggatcatgtgacactgaagttatggctgctgaaaattcagctttgccatcacaggaataaattacatttaaaataaaatagaaaattcttaaattgtaataatatttcacaatattacagtttttactatatatttttttgtataaacacAGCCATGgtaagcataaaagacttcttcgaaaaaacattttaaaataaataataataataatttgaacattagcttataaaataatttatataagtatatatatatatatatatatatatatatatatatatatatatatatatatatatatatatatatatactgatatgCATTTTTTTCCTCTACAGATTTGCTGCCAATCTAATTTCTGGTATATTAGAGTATAAATCTCTTATAGATGGGTATGTTATACTCCTTGTTTTCAACAAATCAAAGTACTTTAAAACTTTACTAATAAtgtattgtttagttttttaaacATGGATATGTGCTGCTTGTTGCAGACATGTCCTCCCTGTAGAGTATGGTCGTGGGCAGCAGGCTGGAACACCCC
Above is a genomic segment from Carassius carassius chromosome 30, fCarCar2.1, whole genome shotgun sequence containing:
- the LOC132111135 gene encoding probable vesicular acetylcholine transporter-A yields the protein MATEETGGLAQTATVKLSEMGERTKQLGTAIQDPERQRRIILIIVCVALLLDNMLYMVIVPIVPDYLARLESESEQVHVTANSSTNRTQNENFDVQIGVLFASKAIVQLIVNPLTGTFIDRVGYDIPLFIGLSIMFVSTCIFAFADNYTTLFVARSLQGLGSAFADTSGIAMIADKFTEEAERSRALGIALAFISFGSLAAPPFGGVLYEFAGKRVPFFVLASICLADGILCMTVLKPFSSRTRENMPVGTPIYKLMIDPYIAVVAGALTTCNIPLAFLEPTIANWMEETMDSSEWEIGLTWLPAFFPHVLGVYITVKLAAQYPHLQWFYGALGMVIIGASSCIVPACKSFEQLIIPLCGICFGIALVDTALLPTLAFLVDVRHVSVYGGVYAIADISYCVAYALGPIVAGKIVHDLGFVQLNLGMGLANVLYAPALLLLRNVCLMKPSHSERNMLLEEGATGLYDTIRMEERQRKKHGYSSSGNCVPIDENGIFAGQSKSFSEEHTSEPDHI